A window of Salvia splendens isolate huo1 chromosome 8, SspV2, whole genome shotgun sequence genomic DNA:
GTAGCAGAGTAGCAGCTATAGGGCAGTAGTAGCAGATGCAGAGGAGTAGTAGCAActgtagcagagtagcagcTGGACAATAGTTGCAACTGTAGCAGAAGTAGCAGATGCAGGGCATTGACAGTTGCAGTAGAGTAGCAACTGTAGAGCAGAAGTAGTAGATGCAGCGTAGTAGTGACAATTGTAGCAGAGTAGCAACTGTAGCAGGAGGACAACTGTAGGAGTAGAATAATAACTGCTGACAAGAGCGCAGGTGGATAAAAAGCAAGTAAGAGCGCAGACAGATAATAGCACAGAGCAACAGAGCAGGAGTAGAACAGCATGCAAATAATAGCGCAGAATGCAGCAACGTAAAAACCCTAGTTTGGGCAGAGTAGCGGAGTAGAGCATAGCAGAACTGTAATTTCGGAAAGAGTGGTATAGCAGAACCATAATAGCGCAGAATGCGGCAACGTCAGAAACCCTAGTTTGGGTAGAGGAGCAGTTGCGCAATATAGTAGTGGTAGAAACCCAAATTTGGGCATAATAGCGCAGTAGAGCAGAACAAAACATAATTTCTTGTAAAGTAGAGTAGTGATGGAAGAGCAGAGTGGGGACATAGTGGGGACAGTAGAGCAGGCACGGATTCGaatccgctctgataccacgtagaacagtaaaatatagatataagcggaaaagtaaatagacatagtagagaaagTAATAGTGTATTTTGTTGTATTTTATTACTCAACACATGCCACctatatatagtacaagagactaagataggctatgtcacatcaccgatgtgggacagaatactaatattcttaacatACTATAATGGCAATTGTTGATACTTTACAGAGGAACATCATTTAAGTGATTGTCAAGATTGATTTGAGGCATGTTTTCTCCTCTCAAAGTTTTGTAGTAAGCTCTGTAAACTGAATTGATAATTTCTTTCCTAATAAAGTATGTTTAATGGCTATTGCAGTATTCACACACTAATAAGAGGATTTATTGTCACTaatgtatatgtgtatagttattaaaaaaaacaacctgCACAAGTTATTTGCTTGACAAACAAATCTAATTCTGCAAGCAAGGTTAGGTTAATATGAATAATTTGAAGCAATTCATGAGTGAGAGAACTTATATGCTCTTCATACATTATGTGAACTTGGATGAGCATGCAAAGAATATCTCTATTAGCATTGGTTGGTTAGTGGATTGCAGTAAAACTCTCTTGGCTCCTACATTCTGTATTCAACTCAAACAATCCCCATCTTGCACAACTAGAGTGCAAGCTGCACTAATGTAGGCCTGATTTATGATGATAATCCTCTGCAGGAAATAAGGCGGAGAGAAGAGGCTGTTGCCCGAGGTGCTCTGCTGACTACATCTGGATCTTTCATTACTTTACAAccctttataaaaaaaaatctctcgtttgtgttttttattgtttaGTGGACTGCTTCAAAAAAGCCATGGTGTACTGTCATTGATTTCTTTATCATTTCAGCTGGCATTGTTATTGAGGAGAAAAATTGGCCTCCATTTTTTCCTATTATTCATCATGATATTGCAAATGAAATACCAATTCACCTTCAAAGGCTTCAATATGTTGCGTTCACAACCTTCTTAGGTAAGCAAATAATTTTCCTATGTACTTGTTTAACTTTATACATGCCCTCAAGTTACTATATAAACATACTTGTAACTCATTTCTGTATAGGGTGGATTTGGATTGAATTTAGAGGCTTCTTGTTTGTTTACTCTTTTAAAAATGTATCAAAATTTCACTTCTATGTTTCTATGACGATCTCTGTGCTACTTGCGATATTGTCTGTCAAGCATTGATGCTTAAATCGTTGTTCCTCTGCCCCCTTCACTTAGAACCTGTGATTGCTTCATGCCAAAGAAATCAAACATATCAATGGAATTGGTTGTGCTGTGTTTTAGTATTCTATATAAATTTCTTTCTTAGGGTGTGCAGAAATCCTTCTCCCTCTTCTTTTAAACACTTGCATAAAGGTAGCTTTTTGCAGTTATAATAATCAATGCTTTGCATAATGCTTCACTTGATTGGAGAGGTTGATACTTGATAGGCTTTGTTTTTACTCTGATACAGTTTGTTGCTACAAGAGTCTGTCAAGAGTTAGGGTATGACAATTACAATTTAGTACAATATCTGTGTTCTGAAACATAGCATTCTTGTCACTTATTCTTTTATCTCCATTTTTTCctgaattcttttttttttgcgcACTGAGGCTTTCTTCTCTCACAAATGCTACTATTGATGTATTATTTTCTTTGGTAATCAGGGATTTCATTTGCACTTCTCTGGAATATTATAGCTGTGACTACTGCATGGATTAAAGGAGAAAGTGGGTATTGTGATCATCATCTGGTGTATCGCTAAGCtgagttttctttttcttcactgATTTTCTGACTCGAGTTCATTCACTAGGTGTGAGGATTTGGTTTCTTGCAATAATCTACTTCATAGCTGGGGTACCTGGAGCCTATGTACTATGGTATCGCCCACTCTACAGAGCTTTCAGGTAAGTGACTGTTATCTTGCTGCCAACCACCTCTTACATTTTCTGTTTTTACATAGTTTCTTTCGGAAACACGTAAGAACCTTGTATGTAGAAATTGAATAGACATGTAAGATCAGTAGCTGCAAAATAGCCAAATGTTTATAAGCGTGCACTAAATTCTTAAAAGCCAAAGGTATCAGAATTGATTAGCTGCTGCTCCATTATGCAGGAAAGAAAGTGCTTTCAAGTTTGGATGGTTTTTCCTGTTTTACTTGGTAAGTTCCTCATAATGCTCGATGCAGGCTCTACCTTCAAATCAAGTATACGATCTTGTTGATATCTTATGCCACAACAGATTCACATCGGATTTTGCATCCTTGGCGCGATTGCACCCCCTATTGTTTTCCGAGGAAAATCTCTGTCGTAAGTTAACCATCAATAAACCATATCTACATAATCCGCATTTGAGGTTTTGATTTGACTGAGACGGTGTCTTGTGCAGAGGTATCTTGTCAGCCATAGACCTCATTGGCGACCATGTTCTGGTCGGGGTAAGCTGAATCCATTATAATAGTTAGGATGCAGCTTTGTTTTGAGTTACAACTCACAAGATTTTGACATATATACACTCAGGTTTTCTACTTCATTGGTTTTGGATTGTTCTGCCTTGAGACAGTTCTGAGCCTTTGGGTCATACAGGTAACTCATCATTTCCTACATCCATAAATATTCTAACCTTTAACTGAGAAAATGCCCCTCAACCTGGCAGCAAGTATACATGTACTTCCGAGGCAGCGGCCAAGCAGCGGAGATGAGGCGCGACGCTGCCAGATGAGCAAAGTAATATCTGTTGAAATACACTTATTCTGTGGATGGAGGAGTGTTGCTCCTTTTCTTGTAATATGGTTTAATAGATTGACTGGATTGAAACAGACACAACTTGAAGGCTTCTGTAAatctattactactactactactactactcatttatttatttttctttctccaAATATTTGTTATACAATAACAAAAGAGAAAAGCGCAACAAGCCAAGAAAACAGTAGATCAGAATGAGATACCGATATTATAGAGGCTATAAAGCCCCAAATTCACTGCAAAAGTTTGTTACATGCAACAAAATCAAAGCAGCAAATGTTGAGTGGAATCACAATCCAATCTAACTAGGTTGGCAACAAGTAGTAAATCTCGTAGCCAACtatttataaatacacacacagtctactatatatatatatagagagagaggacACGTGTCCCCATCAGCAGGAAGCAGTGCATTTCTTCTTGCAGTCGATGGtgcagccgccgccgccgcctccgtagCCGTACCCCTTCCCGGAGCCGCCGTAGGAGCTGAAACACTTGGCCGGACAGGTGAGCTTCTTCTTGTAGCAGGGTCCCTTTTCAGAGCAGACCACGCTGGGCCGCACGACGCCATGCGTGGAACCGCCTCCGCTGGGGCCGCCGTAGCCGCCACCGTAGCCGCCGCCGTAATTGCCGTAGCCGGGTATACCGAAGCCGTTACCCGGGTCGCCGAAGAAGCCGCCGGCCTGGTCGCTGGGGGAGGGGTCGGGTCGGGTGGCGGTGGCTGCGATGAGCCATAGAGAAAATATAAGAATGAGAGCAGCAGCTGATTTCATTGTGTGATGATTTGGGGGAAAATTTAGAAATGGTGGAAGATATATTTATttaagtagagagagagagaggagaggagaggagaggataGGAGAGGTGAAAACTGAAAAAGGCATTAAATGGAGTAGAATTGGATGGAAGTTGAGTTCCTGAGATAGAGAGAGGGGGCCAAAGTAGGTTGGGGCGCAGTTATTGCAAACAAAACCAAAGTCTTTGCTACTAAATGGGGCTGTCGCTTTTAAACCATTATGCAATGACTTCTCACATTAATTTACAATAttcattttgaatatttataaattatgtgTCAATTTTATTTCCAATCACTAAACTCATTAATAGTCAATTCCAACAATCACCAATTTTCATGCataatattcattaattaaagaATCTATGTAAAATtgtcattaattaattttcatgcATGGAAATATATGGAAATTTTCCATTAAAGAATCCCACCagttaaaaaaaaaggaaaaattggcTTCATCCAATGACCCCAGCCTAGCCTAAACCCACTTCATTTCATTGTGTGTGTTTCACCCTCAAATCTAAGGGCTCGTTTGGTTGCACTGACAGGGTTATATGAGATAGCCTCCTCACATTGATTTTACATGATAGTGTGGTAAGATATGTATCTCACTTTGATGTTTGGTTGTACCGACAGCAACCCCATGAtagtttatactccctccgtcccgcactacttgcacttatttcctttctgggcgtcccaagttatttgcactctttccatttttagtaacaatttatacctacagccgtaattgttgactttgtctatcactcattccttaatctccgtgcctaaaaggaaaggtgcgagtagtgcgggacggggggagtattatGTTTGGTTTGGACTGCAGAAACTGCTGATACAAAAATACATGGACAAATTTGTCCTTCTAAGATTATTGTAGTGACTTTTTTATCCTTGCAAAGCCTATTTCTAATTTTGGCACAGCAGAATCGCCCGCCTGCTGTCTATTAGCATGCACGAACTTGTCTTCCATTTTCCAATTAGCACCGGTGGTGGCCACCACTTTCTTAAAAGCTATGTAGCGCCCCTTCAGCTCTATCACACGGACAGCTATGTCTTCGGTCGTGAGATCCGTTCCAAAGGGAGCGTTAATGAGTGCTTGAACATTGCGCAGCACTTCGGCTGGCAGATTGGCATCCTCCCAATCCCGACCGTTCCTCATGCCGATCAATGTCGAAAGCAAATAAGTATCCATCTCTCGATTCCATTTGCCTCGATAGAAGAACGTTGCTTGGGGTGGGATTTGAGACTTCATTTTTTTCAGATAAAGGTGTTGAAGCTATGGTCGCACTCTTCCCCTTATATACAACAATCGCCCGTCACTACTTCCTCCGTCGACATTAAATTGGATTGGTTGAGAAATTACTCCGGTAGATAAACGTCAAGTCTAATGTTTAGGGGTTGCCGACCTGGTTTTTTTTTCACTGTGGTATAGAGAGGTAGTTGATAAAGATGGAGGCAAGCAATAAATATAGTGCAtacatatttattaaaattttctgtttttcttcttttctctaattttcttttttcttttttgttcttttgtaaagttaatttttatttcacagtttcttttgttaaatttttatttcacaGTTTCTTTTGGatgaaaaaatgatacttttgcatcataaaatgatagtttgaggggataaaatgatagtttcaaatgataaaatgatatttttgtttaataatgatagttttagatttttggatgataaaatgatacttttgcatcataaaatgatagtttcaaatgataaaatgatacttttgtttaataatgatagttttagatttttggatgataaaatgatacttttgcatcataaaatgatactttgacgggataaaatgatagtttcaaatgaaaaaatgatacttttgtttaataatgatagttttagatttttggctgataaaatgatacttttgcatcataaaatgatactttgacgggataaaatgatagtttcaaatgataaaatgatacatttgtttaataatgatagttttagatttttggatgataaaatgatacttttgcatcataaaatgatactttgacgggataaaatgatagtttcaaatgataaaatgatacttttgtttaataatgatagttttagatttttttatgataaaatgatacttttgcatcataaaatgatactttgacgggataaaatgatagtttcaaatgataaaatgatacttttgtttaataatgatagttttagatttttggatgataaaatgatacttttgcatcataaaatgatactttgacgggataaaatgatagtttcaaatgataaaatgatacttttgtttaataatgatagttttagatttttggatgataaaatgatacttttgcatcataaaatgatactttgacgggataaaatgatagtttcaaatgataaaatgatacttttgtttaataatgatagttttagatttttggatgataaaatgatacttttgcatcataaaatgattctttgatgggataaaatgatagtttcaaatgataaaatgatacttttgtttaataatgatagttttagatttttggatgataaaatgattcttttgcatcataaaatgatactttgacgggatacaatgatagtttcaaatgataaaatgatacttttgtttaataatgatagttttagatttttggatgataaaatgatacttttgcatcataaaatgatagtttgaggagATAAATTGAATATTAAAAATCACAAGGGCTTTCAAATTTGTCGTAATTTGGAAGATAAACCATTTTGTCATCAATAATATAGTATTATGGAATTTGACAGAATGTCGCCTTCTGAATAAAGCCAATCTTTAAAAGAAATTGGTTTTATTCGAACAAGAGAATGAAAATAAGCTCATCATAAATGTATGAATATCCATTGTACCATATGTaagtgaaaatgaaaataaattgcTGGAAATATCAAGTTGCATCATAAATTAGAGTGATTATGAGAGATATCAGCAACAAATTAATTTGAAGATTACTTAATAACTCCtcaagtaaaatcaaaacgGTTGTCATCTCATCACGCCTCCTTCCAACCTGAGAAGGAACACAGACAAACAGTTGGACGCAAATCCAATTACTCTAACTAAGACAATCAAACAGACTCACAAACATCAGTTCCACGAAATTCAGGTCAGCAAATACTCTGTGCAAATGCAGGAACACGAATGTGCTATTTCCAATTGAAACCAATGCAACACCCACTCAATTTAGTACTAAACAAAGTCAAATCCTTCATTCACAATGTGGTAAACACAAATGTAGACAAAAGCTTGAAGTCCATACAACCAAGACAATTGTACAAAGCTCTTAGTTGAGATCGAAACTAGACTGATTATAACTAAGCCCTCAAAGTATTCAAAAAGGATTCATAACTAGTTAAAATGAGAAGGCTTTCAAGAGTAATTGGATCCAATAATCCATTTGCATAATAAGCCACCATGCCTCATTAATGATTCAGTCATAGGTTAATCAAGATTTACCATATAATACAACTTCGAAGAATGAGAGAGACATGCAATCTCCAAAATGCAGTTCAAGCATACTGATTATGTAGATAAGgggaatgagagagagagggaaatgTTCAAGAACAAATTATCAGCATCTAAATCAAGATGTTTTGATGAAAAAAGTAGAACAAACAAATTACCTTGCtctcttttttctaatatttcaAATCCAGAAATGAGTACTTATGCTGTTACTATAACGTGCCCAGAACATATTTCATTAACTAGATGTTTCTGTCTTGATTAAGTAATTAgcgtattaatttatttaagtaGTAGATGTTAATACTCACAAGCACTAATTTTACTCAGATGTGCATCCCATTAACTAATCTAACAACCATTTCAGCTGAATTTTCCATTAGAACTACAAATCTTGCCAAGCTGCACACAGATTGCAAATTGAGAAATGCAAATCTGGGAGGAAGTATATTTTAGCAAGCCCTACATACAAATTGAGAAATGCAAATCTGGAAGAAAGTCATATCAATCTAGAAAAGTATGTAATTCCCAAGCACACAAGCACAAACAATTGAAACACAATCCAAATCGGCGATGAAGACGAATTAAATTTTCAAGCATCCATGTAATTGTTGTGTAGTTGGGAATTTAGTGTACCTTGCGAGATTCCTCTTCATTAGCCATGGGTAATCGCTTCAAAATCGAGCCCAGGTTACGATATCACCAAATGTGGTCGACGAATCTGCAAATCATTCACAGATTACCTAAAACGATGATTACCAAACGGGCTAACAAAATTTCATACAAAATTGAATGCAAACCCTAAAATCGATGGCCGACctctctttgaggagctggggCTTGAAACGGTGGAGTGAAGGGGTATAATTGTGACTTGGTCGAATTTCACCAAACGGG
This region includes:
- the LOC121744786 gene encoding cold shock protein 2-like — encoded protein: MKSAAALILIFSLWLIAATATRPDPSPSDQAGGFFGDPGNGFGIPGYGNYGGGYGGGYGGPSGGGSTHGVVRPSVVCSEKGPCYKKKLTCPAKCFSSYGGSGKGYGYGGGGGGCTIDCKKKCTASC
- the LOC121744785 gene encoding secretory carrier-associated membrane protein-like — translated: MAGRYDSNPFDEEEEVNPFSDGGRKGTTGGESKFSGGSFYTTTTGSAPSATKSRLSPLPPEPADFYNPTAPVDIPLDNTSKERELQAREAELKRREQEIRRREEAVARAGIVIEEKNWPPFFPIIHHDIANEIPIHLQRLQYVAFTTFLGISFALLWNIIAVTTAWIKGESVRIWFLAIIYFIAGVPGAYVLWYRPLYRAFRKESAFKFGWFFLFYLIHIGFCILGAIAPPIVFRGKSLSGILSAIDLIGDHVLVGVFYFIGFGLFCLETVLSLWVIQQVYMYFRGSGQAAEMRRDAAR